GGAGGGACCTCAAGGATGGAAAAGAATCATTACCAACGATATCATCTTCGAAAGAAGTTATTAATTGATCGAAAACAGAATTAGAACGTTTTAGATCGATCTcggaagaaacgatcgaacttAGGCTAAGATCGCTActtgaaaatgttaaataatcgtttttcacattattatcaaatttcgctccttgattattattatcattagaagttttactttttctttgataaatagATTTAGGTGCTGAAAAAGCACGAATCGTTTGTGGCCTATTAGATACAGATTTAGAGAttcctttattaaaaatatgacctgaaatatcatttttatattgcttattgatattattagatttatcTTGATTGATTTCATTACCTAAAACTAATGATTTGTCAATGATCATTCTACGACCGAGTTCtctattagaaattttttttgccTGATCGTCTTTCTTTGAATCATGAAAatctttaagaaatatttcacgCGATAGTGAATTCGTTTCTGTAGAATCGCTCGAAAAATCGGACGTAAGTTCGTCGAATTCGTTGGTAATGAGTTTTTCTAAATGATTCGTTTTAGTTTGGTATGGGTATTTAATGAATGCGGAAGAAtgtgaaagaggaaggagagattTCGTTGATGATGACGATGGAATTTCTGTTAAGGATAAATCACTCGAATCCGATAGTAAATCTTGCATTTGTCGTTCAGCTATTAGAAAAGGATTGTATTCCTTGCAGGAACCACTGTAAcacatttattcattttttttcgtaactattttcaattattagtttctttagtttttcattgaattatttttattcgaacgttTAAACTATgtattcgatattttacatatacatacatacatacgtacgtacgtacgtacgtatgtatatacgcgcgtgtatgtgtgtgtgtgtctgtgtgtgtgtttatattagaaaatgaaaataatatcatataaatatttctattataaaatcaaagtaatataacaagtaaaaaagaaatcatataaaaataatacaaacatatcaaatatatatatatatatatattaatatattgtatattatatttatatatttcgaatatatatacatatataaaaatattccagcacatatgaattttttatagatgaaCAAACTATTCTTTAGAATCTATctaaaagatagataataaaGTATGAAACATCGTGCAAgcaaaaatcatttttaatttaacaaacaCAAATTTTTGCACATTATGATATATCTAACATAATTAACACACACGTGCAACTAGTATCTATTAAACAATTCATGCTAAATAAAAGAACGTCATCAAAACTGTAAGTTCATTGAATGAATGGATTAATGCGAATGAGAAATTAACACGTGCGGACTATACCGACTTACATTCTACACCTAAGCACGAGATTAAAATCCGGTCGTCTGCGCATGTAATTACTCCATAGAGGACGATTAGATGAATTCGAAGTCCTATAAATTCGATGGATGATCGATTTTgatattgaaaatgatttttttttttttttattgtttttatttttctttttattatagattttcACCTTTGAATCCTCGGAGAAGAAGAATCAATAAGGATTGGTGGAAGGATACGGATTTTTGGATTTCTTTTGTGAAGCCTGTTTTGTCTATAATTATGTGACATTAGatcattgatcgatcgatcgttggaAAATTTCAAGGTTTTCTTCCAATGATAATTTTGATCAAAAATTTGTGAATTTTTCTccgttgaaatatttcttttaatttcaggtaataattcatatttctcATAATGATTTTCGATTCTATAAGATTGATCGACATTTTCCTCTTCGCAGATTGAATTCACGTGATTGGATCGTttgttattaacaaaatcgacCGCTTCGACGGATGATATCAATGTATCGGTACTACCACGAAgtaaattcaaattttcttgaattttactattaattttGATGGATCGAATTCTATGCGTTTTCGAATTAATGGATGAAAATCTTCTGTGATCATTCTCGCAGTCTTTACAATCAATTATCTTTAACTTTTTATCATCTATATCTTTTCCcatatcttcttcctcttcttcttcttcttcttcctcttcctcttcctcttcctcttctatttcttcttcatcatcatcttcttcttctatgtctatttcttcttcttcttcttttttttcttgttcactGGCATAATCAAGTTCCTTGTTTGTAGACGTTTCGTATACATTATGCAGTTCTTTGGACTTCGTATCAGTTCGAACGATAGATCCACGCGAGTAAAATGAAACATTCTTATCTACAGAGTCAACAAAGTTTgaattatcttcttcttcttcttctttttcttgaactAATGTAACAACGTTTCTATTAATTGTTACATTTTCTGGTGAATCATTCGTCTCGTTCATGGTCGTTTCAATATCCGAAGAAGACgataaagaaacgatattatctatcattttattttcgatgattGAATCTATATAACGTATTTCTtcagatttattattatcagcattattggaattttcttcaattttatcatatttttctatcacatAAATCTCCGATTTAGCTTCTGGTAAGCTATAATTAGATGTTGAATCATGATCTAATTGTATctcataattaatttcaatctttCCAGGATCATTTTCATAACGATCTTCTCGAGTCGAGTTCGATCTAACAATttgattatcattaatttcgaTAGAATCGTTAGATCGATTAGAATcgtgaaaaatatctttattaacGATTTCATGATCGTCGGAATCTTTGATCAAGTAAGTTTGATTTAATCTTTGTATACTATTCGTCCAAGTTATATTTTTTGCTTGATCATTTTCAAAGCTATCAATATTATCCTTTGGTATTAATAAATCTTCCACGTGAGAtatctctcgatctctcttatcatcatcgaaagatttattgtccgattgaaaataagaacgaGTAAGTTGATGACATGATACTCCTCTAACAACATTGTCCTTTGAGTTAGACCGATTACACTCTCGATCAATTTTCATTCCTTCCCACGTGATTAATGCACCATTGTCGtcattgtatatattacaagGTTGTACGATCATCTCGATAATATTCTCGTTAACGGTGACGTCATTTACTTTCGAATTGCCTTGATTTCTAGCAGTGATCATACGATCGGTTTTTACCGATCTGCCGGATAAAGTTAGTGTGCGACTTTTTTTCTCAGTATGATCTATGAGAGAGGTATTGGATGATCCGTCGTAATAATCGTCGATCATTTTACTATCCAATCTTCTTATTTGTATCTTAGCCCGTTGAATCCTTTCAGATTTCGTGGTATATTGGACGGGATCAGTTTGAAGTGTCTTAGCCTCTGGTTCCTTCTTGTGTTTTAAGGAGATTTCGAGGGAAGGGTTCATAGTTCTCAGTTCAGGGATGATCGAACGCAAAGAGGACGTTGGCctgaggagaaggaaaaagggtcAAGGATGATAcccgagaaaaaggaaaaaccgatcagaagtaaaaagaaaagaggaggagaaagaaggaggaccTTTTTTGAAACGACCTTTGCCCTTTCCCTTCTCCTCGTGCATACCACACATCACGTTTTATAATACACTCTACTCTAATTCTattagaagaattaaaaaacaaaagctTACCTAGCTATAGAACGTTTCGTTGCTTCTCTAGATTCTCCTAAATTATaagtttctttattatttgattgatCTCCTCGGCCACTGCAACAATGTAATGTAATgtgataatatataacattaatatgaATGAATAGATCAAATTACAACATCATTATCTACATTCGTATACTGAACTACAACGTCATAATATTTCGGCATAAACAACAGTTATTTTTAGCGTTGCTATATAATACTCACATTATGATTGGTTTTTGCGAATCAGTAATATTCTCCTTGATCTTCTCACGAGTATTATCAGGTACAGAAGCAGTCTCTCTTACTCTGTTAGGTGTTTTAATAGCTGTACAACTCTGAGAATATTTATCACGATTACTCTTTCGACGATTTTTTAAAGTCGGCGCACGATACTTCATACGGGCTTCCAAACGTTCCTTAGCAATGTTCTTCGTAGCTGGACTTATCGGTAATCTCGTTGATCTTTCCTTGCACCAGGCTACGTGTCGATCGTATGCCTTTACCCCAAATTGACGATTACACGTTGGACACGTACCCTTTTCATTTGCTCTCATTGGCGCACCTGAAGACGCGTGGGAACTCGATTGcctttgatttattattatacttgcCTGAAATTATTATGGATCTGGGTTCATTCATAATTCATGTCTCTGTCTTAAATGATCACTTATTATTCGAtcttcaattaaatttttctaaatcaatttattcgtttaatgctattatataatatttatctaatctAATCATTTCAAAGTGTCACACGAATGCATCTtgtaatctttatataaaaactcTACTTGAAATGATCAATAAtgtaaagattatttattatattcaaaggTTTACCGTTTCACTTCGAGCTGCCCTAATCGTTCGTAAAAAATCATCATGCGTCTCTTTCCAAGAAGATTTACGTTTCTCGTCATtcgaatatcttttcttttcctgtcGAGGAAGAAATTCCGCGAGATCGGTACCCTGAATTCTCTGTTTAGCCGAATCGAATGGCTTTCGTTTTTTTGCAGCAGCTCGTTCGCATATCTTTGCATGTTTTTCTAAAGATCGTGGCATAAATGTCCGTGTACAAATTGCACAGGGCAATAATACTTCAGATGTATCTCCCTCcatttattcaaatatctttcttcAAAGCGATATCTTCGAATCGGTTCATTCGATAAGATCTGTTGgtaaattatcgataaatatgattaatattttttatctcgtattaaatttataatttttatgttatgttataatatataataaagtataattgaaaatatattttctaatctaatCTTTATGTTTGTACATTATACacgtaatatataatgaagatCTATCGGTAAGttatcgattataatataaacaaattataatctgttgataaattatcgattagaaaatattttcaattataatcgataattgttttaattaatagattttattaaatacacacaaacaacgaagagataataaagtaataataaaatatttgttaagttgtatatatattatataaaaattgatcgtatatacaatacataccaGGATTTTCCAGACATTTTTCTTACAGTCATCGCCATTTCATTGATTCATTATTCACatatggaaaataatttaaaaataatacactTCTTGGTGTATTGCTTCGAACTATTCTGTTCTCTTCTTGGATTTATGGATCTTCTCAAGGTCACACGAAAAATACTCGAATTGTTCTTTCAAACtatgagaaaatataataaataggaGAAGCTAGATTACCTGCGACTAACTTAATTCTTCTGGGGAagaaacgataacgatgaAAACAAGACGTCATGTCGCCCCCGCAATATTAGTTTCGCCTACGTGATCTTACAAGTTTCCTTTTATAGTGTTATGACATTTTAATAACGCTAAAGCATTGTATAGCTTTTACGATAATATAAGTTAAAACTtttcctcaaaaaaaaaaaataaaaaaattagaaaataaagacgATCATCTATTCTCATAAAATTTACCGTTTATCTAATGCACATGATTTTATTtggaaattagaaaagaaaaatggtaaTGATTTTGAcgtaaaaacaaaaggaacgaACCTTGTATCACTAGACACACATCAAAACACTATTCCAAACTTCGATTATGCTTGTAAGCAACGTGACGTATGGAAACTTACCCTCACTGTCCGCCATAACAGTTACTAAAAGGGGAAACATTCGTTGTTATGGAAACCTTCACGATTCGATTCGTTAAATGGGCTTCGGAGTTTCAttgaattttgtattttagtcgacttttattaattgaattcATAATTTccaattcttcttttaaaaaggattatataataaaattttctattaaaaaggaataattattcataaataagataaaaaaacgaGTAGataatggaattaaatttgaattaattacgttttttaaattatattgcatagattttcaatatttacgaaaataaaataagaatatcaaTTAGTCTAcacatatcatttattattctttttttacacatcAATGATTCTACGATCGTTGGTCCTCGATCGATGATCTCTATTACTCCTTCAATCACTTTGTACGTGAATCGAgttatatcaatgaaaatgatgaaaatcgatgaaaaccGAAtgaaaacatacatatatacatacgtgtgtgtgtgtttgtacacactcgcgcacgcacacacatacatacatatatatatatatatatatatatatatatatatatatatatggatgagTAAGGAAATTTATGTATCAGTCTCTTATACACAAACTGAGTTAAAAacgctaataataataattaatataacaatgaaCACGGACGAGTTTTTTTAAGGAGCAATTCTGGATGtgtgttaaataaaaaataataatcatgattATGATTGATCAATCGATTTGTGAATTGCTCAATTAAATTctcgaaaaaattataaaagaggTATTGAAAAAGCTTCATTTCATACAGTTAACCTTAAATtcaaattgtatatacatatacatacgtgtgtatatatgtgaacAGAaacctctctctatttctattatacacgcatacatattaCACATATACTGTGTTcatgacacacacacacacgcaaacACATACaatagaagaaaatcaaattctaATCTTTcctgtattattttatatatatatatatatattgtaaaatatataataataataataataataataataataataataataataataataataataataattgtaacagtaatagtaatagtaatagtaatagtaatagtaatagtaatagtaatagtaatagtaataataataataataataaaaacttcattataaaaatgttttgatCGATGATTTAAAGAAGgtcacaaaaaaaataaaaaaataacaggaTCCTTAGAGCGTGCTGAATAATACTCTTATAATAGTACAGTAGGTGTATATACATGATTTgtcttaattaataattctttttatacactaaaaaagagaaaaaaatgcatgtacgaaacgaaaaacaacaaaaagtgaaatataaacgaatatcTTTCATGGCGTAACCTAAAAATGGAAcgtttaataattgaaaagatcTATGAGAAGAATAATCTTATCAttgatttgattttgtttgtttgctaattattttgtcttttttgtttccttcttttattcacACAAGCTCGTACTTACTTCGAATCTTCGAACaaacgtaatattattattattttttttttcttggcaTTTTTTCACATTACCATGCACACAACATACTAATTAACAAACAGTCAttcgtacttttttttatttctaatatctctctctctctctctctctctctctctctctctctctctctctctctctctctctctctctctttctctctctctatttgtctGTCTATTCATAGTTAATCAgcatgatttttttaaatctttttcagaaattatttctctctaccGAACATGTTTGATATAGAACAGACTTCGAAATTCCCAGTATATAATTCACATACTATATCTTTCTACATTATCTAAAGAAGATATTTGATCACAATTTgtcgttatttaattaaatttttaacggaatatttaaacaaagaaaaaattaaaaagaaaataaaagaaaaattaattaatgtcgGTAATATATCGACACAGAAGCGTCATGCTTATACACATAGGCGAATATTTGGCATGTTTTTGGTCTTTTATAGTGAATATTTATAGTATGTAGTTAGtaatttaacaattataaatatattatactatttatcAATGAGATCGACGTTAAGAGATTAATATAATGTTACATATGCAAAAGCGATACGGAAATATTAAATCTGTTTATGAAACATACTTTTTTGCATATGGCATAACGCTTCTGAAATTTCTTATACCATTTTGTAAAACTTTGAGGTTAggattacaaatattttcatgtgatttttaatcgaaccTCACAAAATTATTCGCATGATTTTACAATGAATGGAATTAACATGTGGAATGAATcgaaagattaagaaagattttgtttataaaatttctcaactatatgcacatatgtatatgtaaaaagtaTCCCACAAGTATAGGTTATTTTAAAAAGGATCATGTATAGAGGAAAATTGAAACAAAGGGATGTcatcatacacatacacatgcaacacgcgcgcgcgtaccCACAAACAACAGTATGTAATACATTTTACATACGTTAAGTGGCAGTAAACTTTGTTCTTTCTTGGTTTAATCAGAATTTTCCTTATTTAAGTTATTACAAGccaaaattgatttattctaacattaaattaattcattaacttttttatcaaataatgaagatcattaaaatatacaattatttttaattcctaAGCCTCCGTATAGATAGCAGCAGTAGCGGTATTGAAAATtcagttttcttctttatcgataTGAACATTTTTTCTCGACTTATTTACCTcttaattatctattttctttacttttatttttatttttatactttaatttattcaagAGCGTTCTAATAAATCACTCATGTgagcacacatatatatatgtaaattaaaaaaaaaagaagaaaaaatttataattaataactaattttattaattattcgttgTGACGCATgttcctttgtttttcttttttgttaagatTGATCTTTTTCCCTCAGATTgcattcgatattttattttttttattttgcttgcAAATGTATAAAgcggatgaaaaaaataataaaataaaaaagagatgaataaaaaagaaattgtcttGATATTTGCCgacataaaatatgtaatatataatatcgttatatatattgttattcaGAAAAATAACTTATTAGCGTTTGGCAGTGTCCATTCTTTATATCCGTCCaacgttatttatatatatggtatacacacacacacatatatatatatttctaggGATgagaaacaatatttaatattgttgtatatcatatttttacgtatgttaaaagaaaagtatacttgaaaaacataatttatgtaaatattacataGATCACGTTTAGAGattaacttttccttttttaacctagacaaaatttcgatattctaaatattatgataatataacaACTGAATGCGACACGATGATAATAGAACAGCAACAAATCAATAtgattacatatattaaagtgataaacataatatatgtgtgACTTAAATCATttcctaataaaaaaagaaaaaaaaaaaagaaagaagaaaagaaaatattcgtagATTTCGGTACGTCagtgataattttaattgaaattcattggttcatataataaattgataaaaggatttgtagaaaaaaaagtatgatttTGAAAAACCAATAAGTCAAattagatgaaaaatataccactgacatattgaaataaacaatatcatttttgttaatacAGTTATGAGCCTCTCTACGTAGGCCAAAGTGCAAAAAAATTGCAATCCCAATGCTATACAATAAATTCACAATCGCATTAAGAAAACCTATTCTCTTTAGATATAAGCGATTGagataataaatcgttcgCGAACATCCGCGTATGAAGATTCTCTCAATATctaatatgtaattttaaagtTGTAAAACCAGTCTAAAGTTAATCGCTTTTAAGATAACGACGAAGATGGTATCTGTAGAATCTGATACTATTGTTAATGAATGgttcgtttgtttcttttttgttttcatttcggctgttttaattatatattcgatcACAGTATAAATCTCTACTGCAacttgtttaaatatttttatgtagatTATTTACCACATTACGTACCATTATAAAATAGGAATGCTTGTATGCAAGAagtatcatatttataataaaaattaaattaaattaaaaaacaaagatctGCGATTAGATAAATACAATCCAAATTtctgaaaattttcttacataaaatttttatgagcGATTAATGTTTTGTAAAATTGTACATTAAATATGTgaccctttttctttaaattagaatataatCTCATAATAATTAAGTCATTACCAATATTTATGATTGGCTTTCATCGGATACTTTTTCCGATTAGTATGCTCAGATCACAGACACCGTGCAATACGGATTCTAAAACATATCAAATTATGAAACATCCGGCACCATAAAGAAtcttatatatgattttttatatcgtgTGAAAAGTCAACGAAGATAAATTAGTCAATTATCTATTATACTTCCGCAGAGTAGGTTGTTCAAACATCTAGGAGATTAATTGTAATTGTTCTTTTACTTACACGTGGTATGAAACAAGCAtgtgctttctttttttagtcttGCGTAATAGGGAGCAATAATTTATTCTGCATCTTCAGCATCTTAAGCCATTAGAAGTTCTACCTCATTAGGACATCTATATGTTCGTAGTTAAACTATGCGAATACGGTCGAAGGTTcagtgtaataaaaataaattcattttaccATAATTGTCtattgtaaaatatcaatataatttgttaaactTTTTGTGTTCATGTATTTTGTATGAAGCAATGACTTAAAAGATGGTAAAGTTGCAGAAATTGAAGATCGTATGTCTTAtgattgtattaaaaaataatctttcgcAGTATGTCTGCTTCATCTTACTCTGTACTACACACTACTAACATGTACTATTACGGTAGCTCAAATGACAGGAACAACCATCTGCATCGATTCACGATTATCTTTATCATAACTATGGTTTTTGCCCTATAATTCTAAAGAGAGACAATCAATTTGTTCTCTAACAAAGACAGAGTCTACGTGACTTCATTTGCTTTTCACATGACCCAcgtttattgattttttaatgttaaacTACTATACTACATTATTTACAAGATATAACTGGTATATGCATATTTGATTCTTCTTATAAGTTCTTGGtacattttcaaatttattttacgtgATACTCTTTTAGAGTATTTATTCAACTTTAATGACCTAACATTTGCTTGGGTAATAAATTTGGACGGTATAATTTTAGTACGGAATCAAATACTATTATTTCAGTGGTGCacaaaagaaaatcaagataAGTAAGCCCAACTTTTAAATTTCTAGAAAACTTTAATTCATTGACCAGCAAtgatggttttttttttttgtttctttttgatgCATGATGCAGCAACGATGCATGATGTAAAATTTCtgaatgataaattttattaatctataCTGTATGCTTAAAAAATCTAAactctaataatatatacttataagaACAATCAAACATCATGAACCAATTAATACACATACTCATTATAGATAAATGTATTTAACGAATGGCAGTGAGTAACACAAATCGATTCGTTACGATATTCCCATCCTAAGTATCCAGATTGTCAGATAACAGTTGTTCTCTACTCAATATTATTTGGTCGAGCATTATTACCTGACCATGATGTAAATGACATTTTCACCGTTAAGTGGTAAGACTTTCCCATTCGATGAGATACTGTGTTTGACCATTAGGTCCTACCCTTTTTGCCTTGATCACAAACTTCTCACCTGCTGCTATCCTGTTGGCAGCTCCGAAGTAAATATTCACCGATGACTTAAGATCATCCAAAGATATGTCAGGAGTACTTTGTTTCATAGGCGAACATTTAGGAGAGGAAGATGCATTGCATTTCTTCTGTGGCTGTGGGTCCGGTGGT
This genomic window from Vespula vulgaris chromosome 17, iyVesVulg1.1, whole genome shotgun sequence contains:
- the LOC127070070 gene encoding LOW QUALITY PROTEIN: MATH and LRR domain-containing protein PFE0570w-like (The sequence of the model RefSeq protein was modified relative to this genomic sequence to represent the inferred CDS: deleted 2 bases in 1 codon) — protein: MEGDTSEVLLPCAICTRTFMPRSLEKHAKICERAAAKKRKPFDSAKQRIQGTDLAEFLPRQEKKRYSNDEKRKSSWKETHDDFLRTIRAARSETASIIINQRQSSSHASSGAPMRANEKGTCPTCNRQFGVKAYDRHVAWCKERSTRLPISPATKNIAKERLEARMKYRAPTLKNRRKSNRDKYSQSCTAIKTPNRVRETASVPDNTREKIKENITDSQKPIIIGRGDQSNNKETYNLGESREATKRSIARPTSSLRSIIPELRTMNPSLEISLKHKKEPEAKTLQTDPVQYTTKSERIQRAKIQIRRLDSKMIDDYYDGSSNTSLIDHTEKKSRTLTLSGRSVKTDRMITARNQGNSKVNDVTVNENIIEMIVQPCNIYNDDNGALITWEGMKIDRECNRSNSKDNVVRGVSCHQLTRSYFQSDNKSFDDDKRDREISHVEDLLIPKDNIDSFENDQAKNITWTNSIQRLNQTYLIKDSDDHEIVNKDIFHDSNRSNDSIEINDNQIVRSNSTREDRYENDPGKIEINYEIQLDHDSTSNYSLPEAKSEIYVIEKYDKIEENSNNADNNKSEEIRYIDSIIENKMIDNIVSLSSSSDIETTMNETNDSPENVTINRNVVTLVQEKEEEEEDNSNFVDSVDKNVSFYSRGSIVRTDTKSKELHNVYETSTNKELDYASEQEKKEEEEEIDIEEEDDDEEEIEEEEEEEEEEEEEEEEEDMGKDIDDKKLKIIDCKDCENDHRRFSSINSKTHRIRSIKINSKIQENLNLLRGSTDTLISSVEAVDFVNNKRSNHVNSICEEENVDQSYRIENHYEKYELLPEIKRNISTEKNSQIFDQNYHWKKTLKFSNDRSINDLMSHNYRQNRLHKRNPKIRILPPILIFFFSEDSKVKIYNKKKNKNNKKKKKSFSISKSIIHRIYRTSNSSNRPLWSNYMRRRPDFNLVLRCRIGSCKEYNPFLIAERQMQDLLSDSSDLSLTEIPSSSSTKSLLPLSHSSAFIKYPYQTKTNHLEKLITNEFDELTSDFSSDSTETNSLSREIFLKDFHDSKKDDQAKKISNRELGRRMIIDKSLVLGNEINQDKSNNINKQYKNDISGHIFNKGISKSVSNRPQTIRAFSAPKSIYQRKSKTSNDNNNQGAKFDNNVKNDYLTFSSSDLSLSSIVSSEIDLKRSNSVFDQLITSFEDDIVGNDSFPSLRSLLRNESLRTSSNGPPVPDNKRRFDGHISDEEFSSADTFKQQEHKINADSAYSSLNRKYSNHGRSSNNDTTNRMEDNISRNNRRESQSSISKTKCRMSRFCHECGSRFPETAKFCCQCGVKRLAL